The nucleotide sequence GATGTAGAATCCAATTAGCATCGCAATAGCAAGGAAAACTTTACtctttttaaaagtataacATAAGAAATGTTGAGATCTGCAAGAAATCAATAAAAGCAAGATCCCAAAGCAATACCTGACTGGTGTGTCTTCTTTAAATCTTGCAGGATCTCCTACCAGCTCTGGATCAAATGGTGGAGGAAGTGAACATCCCTTTGCAACAAGTAAGCAAACAGACTCATCTCTTCTTTTGTATTATGTGAACCAGATTATATCTAAACTAATCAGGGTCTTTGACTGTGATGTAATGATTTTTAGCGTCCGAACATTGAATGGTGTGAAGACCCTATTGCAATCATAGactatatacagtctatgattgTAACTCATgggtttctttttcttgttgttctttttttttttttttttttttaccatttcttgAATTGCAGTTTGAAGGGCCTTATACTTCTCCAATATGCGTGTAAATTTGCACACGTCAGGACCGgcaaaaaaatttgatattttaggggaaatGCATAGGTGTGAGCCAAAATGGCTCCCTAGCGCCACCTGGAGAATTTGCAACATCTACTACGGGCAGCACGTTTCACCAACAGCTACCAAATTTGGTACACATATGCAGCACCTCAGGCGGAACAGTCAGTGACAGCCATATCCTAAACCTAACAGGAAGTCCGCCATTTTGAATtgactgtttgaaattttatgatttttgcagattttcaagCGCTATAAACTCAAAAGGCGTAACTCCAAATCACCTCAGATTTGGCCAGTACATACAGAAGGCGTTAGTGATCaaatgttatcaaaatgtttttacataaGGCTAAGGTCGTGGGCGTGTCCAAGGGCGTGGCCGTGGCTGTCTGGAAGTTTGATCCTTCGCTATGAAACATCAGGTGCTGTGTAAAGTTACAAAGCTGAGTGAACAGTGAAAGCTCTCACCATCTTTGCTGAGTGATTTGGGAGTAAAACAAATCTAAGAGTGCAGCTGAGGAAATCAAAATGTTGGGCGAAATGTTAAGTTTTTTAACTCCACAATGACAGCTTGACATATTCATtacctttttctatttttgcatttcagtTGACAAATGTGGAGACATTCCTGTAGTTCCAAACGGTGATGTTGTGCAAACTGGTCTAAGAAGTTTGAAATACCAGTGTGTAAATTATTACAAACTAGAGGGTCCAGATATAGTGGTTTGCTACAGAGATGGCACCTGGTCTCAAGTGCCCACTTGCAAAGGTACCAACAAGTTAATAGCTTTCATTCCAAAGATCTGCCAGAGACGTGGTGGGGAAGAAATGTGCATTTACCTGTCGTTGTTTCTTCCATGCAGCTGCCTTCTGTTCTGTGGACACCAATGTATATCCTCAGTTAAAATCTGTTGGAGTGAAATACATAAAAGATGGTGAGAGTGAGAGATTGGAATGTGAAGACCTCTGGTTGACGGATCACTTTTCTCAGGCGCAGTGCACTGATGGAAGAGTGAAACTTTCCAGATGTAAGTGTCACTTTCAGTCTTTTATAAAGagtgaaaggaaacaaaatctACTATCAAAATGTCTAATGCAACATTACATAAGATGCTGTAGGAGCACCAAAagagaaatacagattttctttGACAAGTAAATAAAATCCTCACTGCAGTGCTTCTATATGACTCTTTACAGGCTGTAACAGGTTGGAACTAATAGTGGTGAGTGTTTCTCCATGAtcgaaaaaaaaccccacaatatTCATACACGAACATTTGGAAGTATCTTGAATCACTGCTCTATACTAAATTTTGTACATTAACATTTGACTTTATTTCTAAGTTGTAATTTAATTGTTCATCTACCCTCTGTCTTGTACATAGGGTGACTGCTAAGGTGAAGATACTGCTGCTGTTGGAAGCTCCTGAGAGACAACTGGCTTATGATAATACTCTCACATTCTAtgttgagttttattttgatctAGAAATGTGTACAGTTCACACCAGAAGTGAGTACATCCCTGTGTAATATAAtgcaaatgtcaaatgattcaacatTGTATTTGGattacttctaagttgaacagtgttgtgtttatgtgctcTACTTATGTACttatgtaaaatacaaaattaaaagaTTAGATTTACTATAATAAAAATGCAAGCCCCAGAATGGAAACTTAATGTAACAAAAGTCAGTCATTCAGATTTTTGGTGCCAGGCTAGACAATCCTCCTCGACACAGAGGATACTAGAGTTACTGTTAATGCTGGAATATTTTTCTCCTGCAAATTGGAAGTCATCACGTCACAGAGTATTTTAGTACATCCACAGATATTCATGGTGCCATCTGTAATTATCATTTCCCCTTTTGAACTCACGCAACCCCGTATCATCGcagtgcttcactgtcaggactatgcattcactgtagtCGTCATGGCCAGacacacaccaaacatgctTGACCCATCAGAGCTAAACAAATTTATCTTAGTTTCATCTGACTAAAAAACAGCCACCATGCTTGTTTTTTACTTCCAATCAGTcagggtgtttttcttggacACCATCCATAGAGGCTGATGTATGATGATTTTCCACACTGAGCAAATACAGCAACTCCAGTGTCCAGTGAAAACCTCTGTGCCGAGTCTGAAGCTCttgaacatttgtttttccagaGCTAGATTGTACAAGAAGCACAATGTCCTTGGCATTATTTTAGGAGGATGACCACTGAGGATGACTGATGCAGCTCTGCCTTTTGATTCACTCATCGCCGACTGACAAGTTGGAAACTTTTGAAACGTTTGAAACAGAAAGCAACATCAATCTGAATAAAACTTTTCAATCATgacatttgtattgtttttttcttcaaattgtGAAGTACAATCCTTCCACTTCCTTCTTCATCTAACTTTAGTTGTTTTCCCGCACTTCATTTTAGGGTTGCTTTCATTCAACTGTTCATACTAGTGTTcattatataattattttatcatTAGTTGCAGCAATTTATCATTTTATACGAATATTTCTTTGTGTAACATTTGTGTAGCTAATTATAGCCCACTTTGCTGAGTTGTTTTGGTTCCTACCTGCCATTGTTTATGGTGGGACAGATGTGAGAGTAACACAGCTgatttttctttagttttacaAGTTCTGAAAAAACATGtcaacatttgtaaaataaacacataaatgtatattttggatgttttctctctaactATCTAACAGGAAAGACTGTTGAAGAGACAAACTGTCCTAAAATGTCACAACTGAgatcagtgtaaaaaaaaaaacaaaaaacatgcatttaggagatatgataaaataatataatgtaaatattattgATCCCTGACTGGGGAAATTCACACATTACAGCAGCTGAATACAAATGAAggaaacaagacatgaaatacaaaagtacagtaaagatatgaataaaataacgatgtatgtgtatatatatatcttcCAGGTATACAGATGATGGATAATTGTCCTCAAATTGTAGGTGACATGCTGTCTATAATTGTACTGAAGAGTTATAAAGACTCAACTTTTTATTCTTGCACTTGAGAAGCTATAGAGAAAAAAAGTGTCTTACATTAAttgcttttacatttttctcatgTATCCATGAAGGATGGCTTGAGCTCCCGTGCAGAGCACATGAAGGTCCAGCAGATGGCAATCAGAGACTGAGATGGAACTCAAACACAAACTATAAGACCACACAGTGAAAATACAAGACTCAGAGTTAATATTGATCACAATCTAGTgcccattttgtttttctgattcaGTCTTTCCAAAAAGTCTCTGTCCTTCGATGGGACTGTAGTTCGCTATTTCATAATGCCGACCTCTGATCACAGCTGTCCGGGAAATCTGTTCGAAATCTGGACAGTAAACAATGTTGTAGAATTTGTGCCAAAAGCATTTTCTGAGAAGTTAAAGGACAAATGAATATTGTGGGCATttctcaaacacaaaaacaaaagagacataatcaaaataatgttttcttgaCTACTATTAAAACTCATTTTATAGAGATGTACATCAAAGTcagaaaaacaatgtaaaaattcacagaaaaagaagcaataACTGCAAATGTTGCAACTATTTGAAATGTGTGAGACCTAATTTAAGCAAGATGCAATTTATTAACTGTGATTAGAGCACATGAAGCCTGTTTGCATTTGATGACAGTTACTCGGTGTAATGTTTACTATTTCCTAACTTCTTGCTCAGCAATTATTAACCAGGTCACTTCTAAACGAGGATCCTAACTCTGCTTTGGTGTGGTGATTTGATTCCTGACAAAATGTGCGTGAGGTGTCTTGGATTCGTTCTCTTGCTTTGGTTTCTTGGAGTGCTTCATGGTAAGAACTTTACATTTTGTCACATAGAGACACATGTTAGTTTGGTGAATATACATCTGGTGTGAACTTTTGTTTCAGCACAAAAGGCAACCCAGCAGTGTGCTGCTCCTCGCCTGAATGAGGGTTATTTTGTCCCTAAACATGAGATGTATCCTCATGGAACAACGCTCCGTTATGCCTGTGATAGGGGCCACAAACCAGCAGTGGAGGGCTGGTGGGCAACAAGCATATGTGAAAATGGCAAATGGTCTCATCAGCCACAATGTATAAGTAAGTGTTTTATAAACATCTTATTCTGAGGGTGCATTTTAGACTTTTAAATTCAAACTGTGCTGATAAGAAATAAGGGTATCAGTCATctcaaatatgcaaaataaactgaatataagTGCAAAGATTCGACCAAAAGACAACAGTGACTGCAGATTATTAGATATAAAATGGAATTTAATTTATATGTGGTGATTCTGCTCATTTTGGCTTTGTAAATCTGGTGTCTAAATGTaagagatataaaaaaaaatcatagcaTAGAACTTAAGTATTATATTGTCTAGATGCTTATGGATTATTCAAGcgtgtagtaaaaaaaaatactgttaaaggCTTGAATACAAAATGTCTTTGAGGAGCATCAGTGTGCTTTGACACAATATCACTTATCCTCAGGCTTATTCTTATAGATTATTCAGTATCTAACTCGTCCCGCAGCATTGAGAAAATCCACATTACATATCAAAACATGTAACTAAATTGATAATGGTGTGCTATGACTTTTGGTAGTGATAcagttttttacaaaatttgtcaaaaaactgttaaaagtcCCCATTGATATGAATGGGAAGTCAGTCAGACAACTGCCAAAACCTCACCGCCTTTGGAACCCTGCAGTTCTGGCAAAATTTTAGAGTAGAAACttcattcaaagtttaaacAGGTCACAAGGCTTTGAATATTAATTGTCTA is from Amphiprion ocellaris isolate individual 3 ecotype Okinawa chromosome 10, ASM2253959v1, whole genome shotgun sequence and encodes:
- the LOC111587637 gene encoding complement factor H-like isoform X2, yielding MCVRHLAFVLLIWFPAVLHAQKAEQPCLAPQLHGGDFIPKRETYPHEKQLIYTCDEGYKPTAEGWWATSTCENGQWSPKPQCIGSPTSSGSNGGGSEHPFATIDKCGDIPVVPNGDVVQTGLRSLKYQCVNYYKLEGPDIVVCYRDGTWSQVPTCKAAFCSVDTNVYPQLKSVGVKYIKDGESERLECEDLWLTDHFSQAQCTDGRVKLSRCCNRLELIVGDC